The sequence CCGAGGGATCGTCCTGAATGAATCGGGACGTCGGGATGTGCTTGTCATGACATGGGAATAAATTCTTGCCTACGTTTGGCAAACATATCTGATGTGTGTGTCACAGGACGAGCTCAACCTATTGAGGGTTCCCGAGATCGAATCATACCCAAATGTTGTGAATTTGATTGGATTCCATTGTGAAAGGCATCTGTCAGTTATATATGAGGGAGGATCACTCCAACTTTTGCACGAGATTATTCCTACTGGTCTCTAAACTAATTTTTCCTAGCTGTTAGGTAACtttatatatgatatatcaTTCTTGATAGCTAGTTTTCTGGTGGATTTCTATTAGACTAGATACCTTTAGTTGTAAGGACACAATGAAGGTGGCGAATGAAATGGCAAGCATGTTGCAAGCATTTTACAACAAGGGACTTGTCCATGGGGGTGTCAATTCTAAAACAATCTTGGCCGCTGAGGTTTCATTACTTTTGttgtttctttttttccctAACAAAAGCTCTTGCATGCTGGTAAGTCTCGTAATATCCTACTCATCTTTGCAGTCTAGGAGGACAAAAGTCCAGTGATGTATGGCTTTGGGTCGTTCTCATACTTTGAACACCGGCAGGCGTATCAGGAGCTCGTTTCAGAAACTTTACTGTTTTCATGGGAAATATCTGGAAGGTTTGATCCATTTTCGCGTTCTTTGCTTGCTAGCGATTGATTATAAAACCAGAAATTTTTACTGCAATCACTATATTGATGTTCAAAAGACTTAAAATATGAGTTTCTTGGTAGAATTTTCACAAGTAACTCTCAATAGATGCAGACAGTGAAACGAATCTTCATCATCTTGTCTGCTGATCAAAACTTTTATATAAGTAGACTGTATAGAGGGTTGTGATTGCCTTCTTACTAAGTTACTATTATTAAGGAAGAGCATATCACATTATAACCACCTTGGTCTTTTGGTGTGTTCTTCCTCATATCTTTATATAAATAACCACCTAATTacatcatattaatttttaatatttaaaattttaaaagcatAATATATCACACACTGTATTATTTCGAGAAGAAAAACATTAAGAAAAATTGTGATGAAGAAAAAGTTATACCAATATTGAATTGATGAACTTTCACGCATCTCATGCAAGAATCGCTAGTGTTTAATGAAGCTACAGTCTGTCATCGTTatgtcatgtttttttttttaaaaaaaaaaagttgagcgAGCTATGTAgagacatattttttttttttataaaaaaagttAATCGTTCAAAAAGTTTAATATTGCTTAAAAAAGTCTGTGATTGACCGTTCAAGATATCGAGCGTTCAAAATGTGACAATACTGTTGTTAAGCTTATCAAAAGTGAAAAAACTGGCATAAAGACTAAAAATATTCAGAGTAGATCTCCCGTTAGATGATCTCACGGATTTATGTTTGTAAGACAGATCAATCCGGTCCATACCTAGAGtgagaaataatatatttggtatacaaaataatattttttcattggttGAGTCGAATAGaagattcgtctcataaaattgactcgtgaaacgATATCGTAAGATTTTTTGCGATATATCTAATTAATTGAAAGTAAAAATGACAATTCGAAAGTAAATGAagttacaaatattttaaatgtttgttcaATTGCTATCAATTCATCCACGACTTGATTTGCACTCGAACTAAGGTTTAAGTGAGTGTCTTGACATCTAAATGTCAGTTTTAAGATATATTGGGCTATTTTTTCTCCACTCTCATTGCATCTTACATCTTTTAGACACGACTTCCCTCAAATTATCTACGAGCCTCATTTCGTTTTCCTCCCCATTGGCTCTGAAATACACACAGCACAAGTGCgatcaattttataataaacttcTCAACTTTGTACACATCACTTTTTGGATGTGCTTCAAATTTTCCCTATGTCCAACCAGTTCATGTATATGGAAATCAAGGAAACTCAAATAAACATCTACAAATGAACAATAATATAAGTTCACACATATACATGCACATAATATCGAGTACTTCATAATGACAAATCAATGtgctattttcatttttcaagaaCGTTGTTCCATACAAGGTCACAAATTATGATGACTTACATCTATGTGAAAGTTCTTTGACTTAAAATTACAATAAACCAATTTGCATGGTTCAAAGcatgaatatataatataacttacGTATGAGAGCCTTTTCAATATTCCTATAGATTCGCTTCATGTTAATTCTGCATCTGCAAAACTAATGTATTAAAGTTACATATGCAAACGACTGAAATCAGCTGAACAAGATAAAAAATGCTTGCATTTGCCATATTTTGTAGATGATCGATTTCGGGTTGAGTCATGATCCGATTAACTAATTCAGTATAATATTTTTCGATCAAATTATCTCCGTCTTCCAACATAAAATCCGATCTACTAAAACtaatttttgttgtttatatataaaaaatatggcAACTACATACGTTTAGTCTGACTTGTTCACATTGATTTCATTCTTTCGCATCAAGTAATTTTTAGTAAGTTTTGCTCGTTGTCGTTGATTCTGGAAACTAAATTTCAACACAAATGTGTATACATTTGTTTTGCAGACACAGAATTAACATGAAGTTAGACTATACAAATACATAATTTATACCATACATTAATGTCTTGAACCATGCAAATTGGTTAAGTTAGTAAACTTTTTCATACATGAAAGTGTTTAAGTCAAGTTAATATATAAATGATTGTTATCTTATATTAAATATTGTCAATAATTCTTTTCAAGACGACCATATCATAATTCATGACTTTGGAAGTATCTGGGTGAAGAAGTTATTTCACATTCAACATTTTATCTCAATCTTGAATCTTGTATGAGTATGACTACTTATGATTATGAATATAATACTATAAAACACTTTAAttcaaacataataataataagtaattatatttcatggatttaaatatttataaattaagaaCATAATGATCTAAATTATTAGTTATTCAAAAagcattttatatatatttcaaaacaaatattacactctaaaatttataatatcaatatataatataaaaaaaattgttcaaaaagtaatttttcaaatttccaaCTTCATTTTTCATCGTTTTACATATTTTGTAAAGGTCAAACCATAAAATAacttaagaaataaaaaataaaaataaaatctaaaatttttttaaaaaaatcttttttacaAACTTTAACTTATTTTACAACGTAGGTATCATTAGCAACATTAGAACTTAAAATTATCAATCATTTGTTGCTGCAATATTTGATACAACATCCTTATTTataaacaaaattcataatatttcaGTCAA comes from Primulina huaijiensis isolate GDHJ02 chromosome 2, ASM1229523v2, whole genome shotgun sequence and encodes:
- the LOC140968168 gene encoding uncharacterized protein isoform X10, producing MKVANEMASMLQAFYNKGLVHGGVNSKTILAAEEDKSPVMYGFGSFSYFEHRQAYQELVSETLLFSWEISGRIISMPDIQLKFLIVRSWWNFLGFIHVNMMPTKTKG
- the LOC140968168 gene encoding uncharacterized protein isoform X9, whose product is MKVANEMASMLQAFYNKGLVHGGVNSKTILAAEEDKSPVMYGFGSFSYFEHRQAYQELVSETLLFSWEISGRIISMPDIQLKFLIVRSWWNFLGFIHVNMMPTKTKGQKSSDV
- the LOC140968168 gene encoding uncharacterized protein isoform X5, translating into MKVANEMASMLQAFYNKGLVHGGVNSKTILAAEEDKSPVMYGFGSFSYFEHRQAYQELVSETLLFSWEISGRIISMPDIQLKFLIVRSWWNFLGFIHVNMMPTKTKVNSDYGVSQIYYFCMLQRVGKASPRDRPE
- the LOC140968168 gene encoding uncharacterized protein isoform X6; this encodes MKVANEMASMLQAFYNKGLVHGGVNSKTILAAEEDKSPVMYGFGSFSYFEHRQAYQELVSETLLFSWEISGRIISMPDIQLKFLIVRSWWNFLGFIHVNMMPTKTKDYGVSQIYYFCMLQRVGKASPRDRPE
- the LOC140968168 gene encoding uncharacterized protein isoform X8 — protein: MKVANEMASMLQAFYNKGLVHGGVNSKTILAAEEDKSPVMYGFGSFSYFEHRQAYQELVSETLLFSWEISGRIISMPDIQLKFLIVRSWWNFLGFIHVNMMPTKTKAGQKSSDV
- the LOC140968168 gene encoding uncharacterized protein isoform X7 codes for the protein MKVANEMASMLQAFYNKGLVHGGVNSKTILAAEEDKSPVMYGFGSFSYFEHRQAYQELVSETLLFSWEISGRIISMPDIQLKFLIVRSWWNFLGFIHVNMMPTKTKVFQSLEFGIWI